A part of Clostridium novyi genomic DNA contains:
- a CDS encoding protein arginine kinase produces MKNWINIEKENSDIVLSSRIRLARNLKTVPFPNKLTVDEAKDIVNKVEEAFYKFPYSKEEFQSIHLWENEKFLNEVYLEKHLISKGLIRHTKASAFIVDKSETTSIMINEEDHLRLQTITGGLGFKEAFEYINKIDDFLEEKLDYAFDEKLGYITSCPTNIGTGLRASVMIHLPILTLNKEIVRILNGITQIGMTIRGLYGEGSRAYGNLYQISNQITLGRTEDQILNNLESIVNQIIEQEYLARDRMLNKHKYELEDKIFRSLGILKAATILTTREVLGLISNVRLGVEMGIVKDIDKSILNNLLIDIQPATIEYLAKKELLDIEERAKRAEIVKEALKNVKL; encoded by the coding sequence GTGAAGAATTGGATAAATATTGAAAAAGAGAATAGTGACATAGTATTAAGTAGTAGAATAAGGCTTGCAAGAAACTTAAAAACAGTTCCATTTCCAAATAAATTAACAGTAGATGAGGCAAAAGATATAGTTAATAAAGTAGAGGAAGCTTTTTATAAATTTCCTTATTCAAAAGAAGAGTTTCAATCTATACATCTATGGGAGAATGAAAAATTTTTAAATGAAGTATATTTAGAAAAACATTTAATTAGTAAGGGGCTTATAAGGCATACTAAGGCATCAGCATTTATAGTTGATAAAAGCGAAACTACTAGTATTATGATAAATGAAGAAGATCATTTGAGATTACAGACTATAACAGGAGGTCTTGGGTTTAAGGAAGCTTTTGAATATATAAATAAAATAGATGATTTTTTAGAAGAGAAGTTAGACTATGCATTTGATGAAAAATTAGGATATATTACATCTTGCCCTACAAATATAGGTACTGGTCTTAGAGCTTCGGTGATGATACATTTACCCATTCTTACACTAAATAAAGAGATAGTTAGAATTTTAAATGGTATAACTCAAATTGGCATGACTATAAGAGGATTATATGGAGAAGGATCTAGGGCCTATGGAAATTTATATCAGATATCTAATCAAATTACTTTAGGTCGTACTGAAGATCAGATATTAAACAATTTAGAAAGCATAGTTAATCAAATTATAGAGCAAGAATATCTAGCTAGAGATAGAATGTTAAATAAACATAAATATGAATTAGAAGATAAGATTTTTAGATCTCTAGGAATACTTAAAGCAGCTACTATTTTAACTACAAGGGAAGTTTTGGGTTTAATTTCTAATGTAAGACTTGGGGTTGAAATGGGAATAGTTAAAGATATAGACAAAAGTATTTTAAATAATCTTCTTATAGATATTCAACCAGCTACTATTGAATATTTAGCTAAGAAGGAACTTTTGGATATAGAAGAAAGAGCTAAAAGAGCTGAAATTGTAAAAGAAGCATTAAAGAATGTAAAACTATAA
- a CDS encoding NADH peroxidase, which translates to MKKFVCTVCGYIHEGEEAPAFCPQCKASKDKFVEKKEDENLEWADEHRVGIAKDIDPEVIEALRANFTGECTEVGMYLAMSRQADREGYPEVAEAYKRIAWEEAEHAAKFAELLGEVVTDDTKTNLKVRVEAEYGACDGKKKLATLAKALNYDAIHDTVHEMCKDEARHGSAFRGLLNRYFG; encoded by the coding sequence ATGAAAAAATTTGTTTGTACAGTATGTGGATATATTCATGAAGGAGAAGAAGCACCAGCATTTTGTCCACAATGTAAAGCATCAAAAGATAAATTCGTAGAAAAAAAAGAAGATGAAAACTTAGAATGGGCAGATGAACACAGAGTAGGTATTGCAAAAGATATAGATCCAGAAGTAATAGAAGCTTTAAGAGCTAACTTTACAGGAGAATGTACTGAGGTTGGAATGTATTTAGCTATGAGTAGACAAGCTGACAGGGAAGGATATCCAGAAGTTGCAGAAGCTTATAAAAGAATAGCATGGGAAGAAGCTGAACACGCTGCTAAATTTGCAGAATTATTAGGAGAAGTTGTAACTGATGATACAAAAACTAACTTGAAAGTTAGAGTTGAAGCTGAATATGGTGCATGTGATGGAAAGAAAAAGTTAGCAACGTTAGCTAAAGCATTAAATTATGATGCTATTCATGATACTGTTCATGAAATGTGTAAAGATGAAGCAAGACATGGTTCAGCATTTAGAGGATTATTAAATAGATATTTTGGTTAA
- a CDS encoding P1 family peptidase, with protein MEKVNITDIKGIRIGHSQKLHGPTGCTVILCEKGAVGGVDVRGGAPGTRETDLLNPMNMVNKIHAILLTGGSAFGLDAASGIMEYLEERNVGFDVGVTKVPIVCGAALFDLSIGNYKIRPDKNMGYEACLNASNKKPMEGNVGAGTGATVGKVLGEEYAMKGGFGSYTLKVGELIVGAVVAVNCFGDVIEPKTGNVIAGVLNKDKNGFRSTENIMISKYDNDKNLFNGNTTIGAIVTNAILTKGEANKVASMAHNGYARSIYPVHTMYDGDTIFVMATGSVKADVNVVGLLASKVMEKAIVRAIKKANSICGYKCYKDIINE; from the coding sequence ATGGAAAAGGTAAATATAACAGATATAAAAGGTATAAGAATTGGACATTCACAAAAATTACATGGACCTACTGGATGTACAGTTATTTTGTGTGAAAAAGGAGCTGTAGGAGGAGTGGATGTAAGAGGAGGAGCTCCAGGCACTAGGGAAACAGATCTTTTAAATCCTATGAACATGGTTAATAAAATTCATGCTATTTTGCTTACTGGAGGAAGTGCCTTTGGGTTAGATGCTGCATCTGGTATTATGGAATATTTAGAGGAGCGTAATGTAGGATTTGATGTAGGTGTTACAAAGGTTCCTATTGTTTGCGGGGCTGCATTATTTGATTTATCTATAGGTAATTATAAAATAAGACCAGATAAAAATATGGGATATGAAGCATGTTTAAATGCTAGTAATAAAAAACCTATGGAAGGTAATGTAGGGGCAGGAACGGGAGCAACAGTTGGAAAAGTTTTAGGTGAAGAATATGCAATGAAAGGTGGATTTGGAAGTTATACATTAAAAGTAGGAGAACTAATTGTTGGAGCGGTAGTAGCTGTTAATTGTTTTGGAGATGTAATAGAACCTAAGACAGGAAATGTAATTGCAGGAGTTTTAAATAAAGATAAAAATGGATTTAGAAGTACAGAAAACATAATGATAAGTAAGTATGACAATGATAAAAATTTATTTAATGGTAATACAACAATTGGAGCAATAGTTACAAATGCTATATTAACTAAAGGAGAAGCAAATAAGGTAGCTTCTATGGCTCATAATGGATATGCTAGATCTATTTATCCTGTACATACTATGTATGATGGAGATACTATTTTTGTCATGGCAACAGGAAGTGTTAAGGCGGATGTAAATGTAGTAGGGTTGTTAGCTAGTAAGGTTATGGAGAAGGCAATAGTAAGGGCTATAAAAAAAGCAAATTCAATTTGTGGATATAAGTGTTATAAAGATATTATAAATGAATAA
- a CDS encoding ECF transporter S component, with product MEKNLSMEKKEKTRKIAVFAMFSAISVILGFTPLGIIPVPPVAATIIHVPVIIIAILEGPIFGALMGIVFGVISFTTAIMRPSIISFISYNPIVSVFPRVFIGLVAYYTYKALKIKRESVRIAVAAALGTITNTIGFLGMGYLIYGDKIAYAIGKTQETVGKWVLGIGVTHCIPEVLVAVLITIPIVFAGKKIRR from the coding sequence ATGGAAAAAAATTTATCAATGGAAAAAAAAGAGAAAACAAGGAAGATTGCTGTATTTGCAATGTTTTCAGCAATATCAGTAATTCTTGGATTTACACCACTTGGAATAATACCTGTTCCACCTGTGGCGGCTACAATTATTCATGTTCCTGTAATAATTATAGCCATACTTGAAGGACCAATTTTTGGAGCGTTAATGGGAATAGTATTTGGAGTTATAAGTTTTACAACGGCGATTATGAGACCATCAATTATATCTTTTATATCATATAATCCGATTGTTTCTGTATTTCCTAGAGTTTTTATAGGATTAGTAGCTTATTATACTTATAAAGCTTTAAAAATAAAAAGAGAAAGTGTGAGAATAGCAGTAGCAGCAGCGCTAGGGACAATTACAAATACCATTGGATTTTTAGGAATGGGGTATTTAATATATGGTGATAAAATAGCTTATGCTATAGGTAAAACACAAGAAACTGTAGGCAAGTGGGTTTTAGGAATAGGAGTAACTCATTGTATACCAGAAGTATTAGTTGCTGTACTTATAACTATTCCAATAGTATTTGCTGGAAAAAAGATAAGAAGGTAA
- a CDS encoding tetratricopeptide repeat protein, translated as MERNLKSYETLEHNIINYISKGKNLFENNKIHKAFQMFDKALELNNDYAEIYLAKGEAYIQMFELSEAKKCIKKYIRISNDTYKGYLNMIEIYIMSDDFEKALVFCDKLLSQRKCDHILYYKKAYILYQLGKILEALKYYNKCINLNENFYNAYCEKGELLLGLCDHDEALKTYSKAIEIDKNKCEAYIGKALVYLDLGDYHSAFPLAKKAHEIEPENEWCTCYYNIIEETINRQCKSNKNVLFPFK; from the coding sequence ATGGAAAGAAATTTAAAATCTTATGAGACATTAGAACATAATATAATCAATTATATATCTAAAGGAAAAAACTTATTTGAAAATAATAAAATACATAAAGCATTTCAAATGTTTGATAAAGCTTTAGAACTTAACAATGATTATGCAGAAATATATTTAGCTAAAGGAGAAGCTTATATACAAATGTTTGAACTTTCAGAAGCTAAAAAATGCATAAAAAAATATATTAGAATAAGTAATGATACTTATAAAGGTTACTTAAATATGATTGAAATCTATATAATGTCCGATGATTTTGAAAAGGCTCTTGTATTTTGTGATAAACTTTTATCTCAAAGAAAATGTGACCATATACTTTACTATAAAAAAGCATATATACTATATCAGCTTGGCAAAATTTTAGAAGCTCTTAAATATTATAATAAATGTATTAATTTAAATGAAAATTTTTATAATGCTTATTGTGAAAAAGGTGAACTTTTACTTGGACTTTGTGATCATGATGAAGCTTTAAAAACTTACTCTAAAGCCATTGAAATCGATAAAAACAAATGTGAAGCGTATATAGGTAAAGCTTTAGTTTATTTAGATTTAGGTGATTATCATTCTGCTTTTCCACTAGCTAAAAAAGCTCATGAAATAGAACCAGAAAATGAATGGTGTACTTGCTACTATAATATAATTGAAGAAACCATCAATAGACAATGTAAATCTAATAAAAATGTATTATTTCCTTTTAAGTAA
- the pepV gene encoding dipeptidase PepV, whose amino-acid sequence MKINNLINNMRQDIIKSTQELISIKSVKGDPKENNPFGEGPARALQYCLDLCNNLGFKTVNLDNYIGYAEYGEGDEYVGVLGHVDVVPEGEGWLYPPYGAEIHDDKIYGRGSMDDKGPMVACIYGLKAIMDSGIKPSKKIRIIFGTNEESGSEGEIERYFKSEREPISGFTPDAEYPIINGEKGLTTFDLVKNFHHKGKESSIAFIKGGQKANMVPDYCEAGILINDSNIIIDAAKEFVDKTGYNISVEAKDEMVIIKSKGIAAHGSLPQLGKNAIMQLFMFIGTLPLEDCDVVRFIKFMNKHIGMEVHGESFGVGLEDEVSGKLSFNVGVINLNQHEVTMTLNLRYPVTCKFEDMMQGLNKTLSNTDIKVKNMQHQEPLYFSSDNDIIKILSKVYEEQTGDKTKLLSIGGGTYAKEMPNIVAFGPIFPGEPDLDHQANEYIKIEDLMKNAKIYAHAMYELAK is encoded by the coding sequence ATGAAGATTAATAATTTAATAAATAATATGAGACAAGATATAATAAAGTCAACTCAAGAATTAATATCTATAAAGAGTGTTAAAGGGGATCCAAAAGAAAATAATCCTTTTGGAGAAGGTCCTGCAAGGGCCCTTCAATATTGCTTAGACTTATGTAATAACCTTGGATTTAAAACTGTAAATTTAGATAATTATATAGGATATGCAGAATATGGAGAAGGGGACGAATATGTAGGAGTATTAGGACACGTTGATGTAGTACCAGAAGGGGAGGGATGGTTATATCCTCCTTATGGAGCAGAAATTCATGATGATAAAATATATGGACGTGGTAGTATGGATGATAAAGGACCAATGGTGGCTTGTATATATGGACTTAAGGCAATAATGGACTCAGGAATTAAGCCTTCAAAAAAAATAAGAATAATCTTTGGAACTAATGAAGAAAGTGGTTCAGAAGGTGAAATTGAACGTTATTTTAAAAGTGAAAGAGAGCCTATATCAGGATTTACTCCAGATGCCGAATATCCGATTATAAATGGAGAAAAGGGATTAACTACTTTTGATTTAGTTAAAAACTTTCATCATAAAGGCAAGGAAAGTAGTATAGCTTTTATAAAGGGTGGTCAAAAAGCTAATATGGTTCCTGATTATTGTGAAGCAGGTATATTAATTAATGATTCTAATATAATTATAGATGCTGCAAAAGAGTTTGTAGATAAAACAGGCTATAATATAAGCGTAGAAGCTAAAGATGAAATGGTAATAATAAAATCCAAAGGGATTGCAGCTCATGGGAGTCTTCCGCAGCTTGGAAAAAATGCTATAATGCAATTATTTATGTTTATAGGTACATTACCATTAGAAGATTGTGATGTGGTTAGATTTATAAAATTTATGAATAAACATATTGGAATGGAAGTACATGGAGAATCCTTTGGAGTAGGACTTGAAGATGAGGTATCAGGAAAGCTTTCTTTTAATGTAGGAGTAATTAACTTAAATCAGCATGAAGTAACTATGACATTAAATTTAAGATATCCTGTTACATGTAAATTTGAAGATATGATGCAAGGCTTAAATAAAACATTAAGTAATACAGATATAAAAGTTAAAAATATGCAACATCAAGAACCTTTATATTTTTCATCAGATAATGATATAATTAAAATATTGTCAAAGGTTTATGAGGAACAAACAGGTGATAAAACTAAACTTTTATCAATTGGAGGAGGAACTTATGCTAAAGAAATGCCAAACATAGTTGCCTTTGGACCAATATTCCCTGGAGAACCTGATTTAGATCATCAAGCTAATGAGTATATAAAGATTGAGGATTTAATGAAAAATGCTAAAATTTATGCCCATGCTATGTATGAACTTGCAAAGTAA
- the nrdG gene encoding anaerobic ribonucleoside-triphosphate reductase activating protein — MKLRVAGFLDNTMVNGKGIRSTLFLSGCHHNCNECQNKHMQDFHYGEDIEINDILSRIESNIPLIKGVTFSGGEPLEQSRPLTFLAKKIKEQNLDIWCYTGYTFEEVLNNKDKKELLKYIDVLVDGKFEKKLIDGAKKYTGSRNQRIIDVKESIRKNKVIERKF; from the coding sequence ATGAAGCTTCGAGTAGCTGGGTTTTTAGATAATACTATGGTTAATGGCAAAGGAATAAGAAGTACATTGTTTTTATCAGGATGTCATCATAACTGTAATGAATGTCAAAACAAACATATGCAAGATTTTCACTATGGTGAGGATATTGAAATAAATGATATTCTTAGTAGGATAGAATCTAATATACCCTTGATTAAAGGTGTTACATTTTCAGGTGGAGAGCCTTTAGAACAAAGTAGACCATTAACTTTTCTTGCAAAAAAAATAAAAGAACAAAATCTTGATATTTGGTGTTATACAGGATATACATTTGAAGAAGTTTTAAATAATAAAGATAAAAAAGAATTATTAAAGTATATTGATGTACTTGTAGATGGAAAATTTGAAAAAAAATTAATTGATGGTGCTAAAAAGTACACTGGTTCTAGAAATCAAAGGATTATAGACGTTAAGGAAAGCATTCGCAAGAATAAAGTAATAGAAAGAAAATTTTAG
- a CDS encoding MDR family MFS transporter, protein MGFKHVMKEYAKLPKSIIAIFFARIINSLGGFVFPFLTIYLTEKMGMTSDRVGTFMLIAALGIALGSLLGGKLSDIIGRKKVILIFQAMSAISLIPCGFYESSMITPWLLILSGFFGGAVQPASSAMVADLTNTKNRQEAFSLLYLGINVGVAVGPLIAGILYKKYLKWIFWGDAITTLTSLLLIIFLVKETIHNNNEEEISKNNIDEKTEEGNVFMVILKRPYLFIFSLVSLIYSLVYAQSGFIIPLQVKRLFPDTGAMLYGSLMSVNAIVVVSCTFIVIHLTRKNTAIFNMVLAGIFYAIGFGMLFYIHEYKFFVVSTIVWTIGEILALTNEGVYIANHTPMSHRGRVNSIIPLISGAGYAIGPKIMGAYIKNRTINSAWIVVGILAVVSAIMMYILYKFEVKESKY, encoded by the coding sequence ATGGGGTTTAAACACGTAATGAAAGAATATGCTAAATTACCAAAAAGTATTATTGCTATATTTTTTGCAAGAATTATAAACAGTTTAGGAGGATTTGTATTTCCTTTTTTAACAATATATTTAACTGAAAAAATGGGTATGACATCTGATAGAGTTGGAACATTTATGTTAATAGCAGCTTTAGGAATAGCGTTGGGCTCATTACTTGGAGGAAAATTATCTGATATAATAGGACGAAAGAAAGTTATTCTAATATTTCAAGCAATGTCAGCTATTAGTTTAATTCCATGTGGATTTTATGAATCTTCTATGATAACCCCATGGCTTTTAATATTGTCAGGATTTTTTGGTGGAGCAGTTCAACCTGCAAGTTCAGCTATGGTAGCAGATTTGACTAATACTAAAAATAGACAAGAAGCCTTTTCATTACTATACTTAGGTATAAATGTAGGAGTAGCTGTTGGACCATTAATAGCTGGAATCTTATATAAGAAGTATTTAAAATGGATATTTTGGGGAGATGCTATTACTACATTAACTTCTTTATTATTAATTATATTTTTAGTTAAGGAAACAATACATAACAATAATGAGGAAGAAATAAGTAAGAATAATATTGATGAGAAAACAGAAGAAGGAAATGTATTTATGGTTATATTAAAAAGACCATATTTATTTATATTTTCATTAGTATCTCTTATATATTCACTTGTATATGCTCAAAGTGGATTTATAATACCTCTTCAAGTAAAAAGACTATTTCCAGATACAGGGGCTATGCTATATGGCAGTTTAATGTCCGTGAATGCTATTGTAGTTGTAAGTTGCACTTTTATAGTAATACATCTAACAAGAAAAAATACTGCTATTTTTAATATGGTATTGGCTGGTATATTTTATGCTATAGGATTTGGAATGCTTTTCTATATTCATGAATATAAATTTTTTGTAGTATCTACAATAGTTTGGACTATAGGTGAAATATTAGCACTAACTAATGAAGGAGTATATATAGCAAATCATACTCCAATGTCCCATAGAGGAAGAGTAAATTCAATTATACCATTAATATCAGGAGCTGGTTATGCAATTGGACCAAAGATTATGGGAGCTTATATAAAAAATAGAACAATTAATAGTGCTTGGATAGTTGTAGGAATATTAGCTGTAGTATCAGCTATTATGATGTACATATTATACAAATTTGAAGTTAAGGAAAGTAAATATTAA
- a CDS encoding UvrB/UvrC motif-containing protein codes for MLCELCKENEATIHITRIVNGVKKEVNLCSKCAGNSKEFNLASDVDIMTPFSFQNILGSLMDYVNDTSKNNRIAEIKCENCGSSYREFKKKGLLGCSECYKYFSPDILSVVKGVQGNTEHIGKIPKKSGKDLVNKNKILKLKEELQKAIALEEYEKAAEIRDAIRDIDKENQ; via the coding sequence ATGCTTTGTGAATTATGCAAAGAAAATGAAGCTACTATTCATATAACAAGGATAGTAAATGGTGTTAAAAAGGAAGTTAATCTATGTTCTAAGTGTGCTGGAAATAGTAAAGAATTTAATTTAGCTTCAGATGTGGATATTATGACTCCATTTTCATTTCAAAATATTCTAGGAAGTTTAATGGATTATGTAAATGATACCTCTAAAAATAATAGAATTGCTGAGATAAAGTGTGAAAATTGTGGATCATCTTATAGAGAGTTTAAGAAAAAAGGACTTTTAGGATGTAGTGAGTGTTATAAATATTTCAGTCCAGATATTTTGTCAGTAGTAAAGGGTGTACAAGGAAATACGGAACATATAGGAAAGATACCTAAAAAGTCAGGAAAAGATTTAGTTAATAAAAATAAAATATTAAAGTTAAAAGAAGAATTGCAAAAAGCAATTGCACTAGAAGAATATGAAAAAGCAGCTGAAATAAGGGATGCAATAAGAGATATAGATAAAGAAAATCAATAA
- a CDS encoding CtsR family transcriptional regulator, protein MARLSDIIEEFIKSMLNESETRELEIGRNDLANQFKCAPSQISYVLTTRFSTDNGYYVESRRGGGGCIRIKRMEYEKNEALRKLFEEKIGNSITYEIAYKIIEGLQERNIITERESNIMKVAINDRNLIIPVEQRNIVRAEILKSMIKIILL, encoded by the coding sequence ATGGCTAGATTATCAGATATAATAGAAGAATTTATAAAAAGTATGTTAAATGAAAGTGAAACAAGGGAACTTGAAATAGGGAGAAATGATTTAGCAAACCAGTTTAAATGTGCTCCATCACAAATTAGTTATGTATTAACCACTAGATTTTCTACAGATAATGGATATTATGTTGAAAGTAGAAGAGGTGGTGGGGGATGTATAAGAATAAAACGAATGGAGTATGAAAAAAATGAAGCTTTAAGAAAGTTATTTGAAGAAAAAATAGGAAATAGCATAACATATGAAATAGCATATAAAATTATTGAGGGATTACAAGAACGAAATATTATAACAGAAAGAGAATCAAATATAATGAAGGTAGCCATAAATGATAGAAATTTAATTATTCCAGTAGAACAAAGAAATATAGTTAGAGCAGAAATATTAAAGTCCATGATAAAAATAATATTGTTATAA
- a CDS encoding ATP-dependent Clp protease ATP-binding subunit, translating to MMFGRFTERAQKVLYYAQEAAQTFKHGYVGTEHILLGILKEDEGISKKLLNEMNVNEENVSKLIEEYEGTGDINLNKNEIPLTPRTKRLLELSLLESRKNNHNYITPEHILLAMIKETEGVAYAILNNLNINFERLEKELLKDSNLSIGKTASENMEKNISHNTPTLDKYGRDLTNMAIDGKLDPVIGRDSETERVLEVLCRRIKNNPCLIGDPGVGKTAIAEGLAQRIVSGNIPEILKNKRVVTLDISSMVAGSKYRGEFEDRVKKVMDEIYKDGNVILFIDEIHTIVGAGGAEGAIDASNILKPALARGELQCIGATTIDEYRKYIEKDSALERRFQPVNVGEPTKEESIQILKGLRDKYEAHHGVKITDEAIEAAVELSDRYITDRYLPDKAIDLIDEAGAKVRIKNLTVPPDLKGLEEELEKVGKEKEDAITVQDFEKAASLRDKEKELKDKLKGFKDNWKKKSQVSTQIVSKEQIAQVVSTWSNVPIEKLTEKEADRLLKLEEILHKRVIGQNEAVKSISKAVRRARVGLKDPKRPIGSFIFLGPTGVGKTELSKALAEAMFGDENNMIRIDMSEYMEKHAVSRLVGSPPGYVGHDEGGQLTEKVRRNPYSVVLFDEIEKAHPEVFNILLQILEDGRLTDSKGKTVDFRNTIIILTSNVGASTINKQNTLGFSNSEDKAEDEYERMKDNVMVELKRSFRPEFLNRIDDIIVFHTLNQEDLKEIVKLMLQEVSSRLKNKEVYIEFDEKAEKLLANKGFDTAYGARPLRRTITKTVEDKLSEEILKGVIKKGYHVNATVKDDELVFEMKN from the coding sequence ATGATGTTTGGAAGATTTACAGAAAGAGCACAGAAGGTTTTATATTATGCTCAAGAAGCAGCACAAACTTTTAAACATGGTTATGTTGGTACAGAACATATTTTACTAGGAATATTAAAAGAAGATGAAGGAATATCAAAAAAACTTCTTAATGAAATGAATGTAAATGAAGAAAATGTTTCAAAACTTATTGAGGAATATGAAGGTACAGGGGATATAAATCTTAATAAAAATGAGATTCCTTTAACACCAAGAACCAAAAGGTTATTAGAACTTAGCTTATTAGAATCTAGAAAGAATAATCATAATTATATTACTCCAGAACATATATTATTGGCTATGATAAAGGAAACAGAAGGTGTAGCATATGCTATATTAAATAATTTAAATATTAACTTTGAAAGATTAGAAAAAGAATTATTAAAAGATTCAAATTTAAGTATTGGAAAAACAGCTTCAGAGAATATGGAAAAAAATATTAGTCATAATACTCCTACACTAGATAAGTATGGCAGGGACTTAACTAATATGGCTATAGATGGTAAGTTGGATCCTGTAATAGGACGAGATTCAGAAACTGAAAGAGTTCTTGAGGTATTATGTAGAAGAATAAAAAATAATCCTTGTTTAATAGGTGATCCTGGAGTTGGTAAAACTGCTATTGCAGAAGGCCTTGCACAAAGAATAGTAAGTGGAAATATTCCAGAGATATTAAAAAATAAAAGAGTTGTAACCTTAGACATATCTTCTATGGTGGCAGGTTCTAAGTATAGAGGAGAATTTGAAGATAGAGTAAAAAAGGTTATGGATGAGATATATAAAGATGGAAATGTTATATTATTTATTGATGAAATACACACAATTGTTGGAGCTGGTGGAGCAGAAGGGGCTATAGATGCATCTAATATACTTAAACCAGCTCTTGCAAGAGGAGAACTTCAGTGTATAGGAGCTACAACTATAGATGAATATAGAAAATATATAGAAAAAGATTCAGCTCTTGAGAGAAGATTTCAACCTGTTAATGTTGGGGAACCAACTAAAGAAGAGTCTATACAAATATTAAAAGGACTTCGTGACAAATATGAAGCTCATCATGGAGTAAAAATAACAGATGAGGCAATAGAGGCGGCAGTTGAACTATCTGATAGGTATATAACTGATAGATATCTTCCAGATAAAGCTATAGATTTAATAGATGAGGCTGGAGCTAAAGTAAGAATTAAAAATTTAACGGTTCCACCAGATTTAAAGGGATTAGAAGAAGAACTTGAAAAGGTTGGAAAAGAAAAAGAGGATGCTATTACAGTACAAGATTTTGAAAAAGCGGCTTCCCTAAGAGATAAAGAAAAAGAATTAAAAGATAAATTAAAAGGTTTTAAAGATAATTGGAAAAAGAAAAGTCAAGTATCAACTCAGATTGTTTCAAAGGAACAAATAGCCCAAGTGGTTTCTACATGGAGTAATGTTCCAATAGAGAAGCTTACAGAAAAAGAAGCTGATAGATTATTAAAGCTAGAAGAAATTTTGCATAAAAGAGTAATAGGACAGAATGAAGCTGTTAAATCTATATCTAAAGCTGTAAGACGAGCAAGGGTAGGACTTAAAGATCCTAAAAGGCCAATAGGTTCTTTTATATTCTTAGGGCCCACAGGCGTTGGAAAGACTGAATTATCAAAAGCTCTTGCAGAGGCAATGTTTGGTGATGAAAATAATATGATAAGAATTGATATGTCTGAATATATGGAAAAGCATGCAGTATCAAGACTTGTTGGTTCGCCACCAGGATATGTAGGACATGATGAAGGAGGTCAATTAACTGAAAAAGTAAGACGTAATCCATATTCAGTAGTACTTTTTGACGAAATTGAAAAGGCTCATCCTGAAGTATTTAATATACTTCTTCAAATATTAGAGGATGGAAGACTTACAGATTCTAAGGGAAAGACTGTAGATTTTAGAAATACAATAATAATACTCACATCAAATGTGGGAGCTTCAACAATTAATAAACAAAATACACTAGGTTTTTCTAATTCAGAGGATAAAGCAGAAGATGAATATGAGAGAATGAAGGACAATGTTATGGTAGAATTAAAAAGAAGTTTTAGACCTGAATTTTTAAATAGAATAGATGATATTATAGTATTCCATACTTTAAATCAAGAAGATTTAAAGGAAATAGTAAAACTTATGCTTCAAGAAGTTTCAAGTAGGTTAAAAAATAAAGAAGTATATATTGAGTTTGATGAAAAAGCAGAAAAGTTATTAGCAAATAAAGGTTTTGATACTGCATATGGAGCAAGGCCCTTGAGAAGAACTATAACTAAAACTGTAGAGGATAAATTATCAGAAGAAATATTAAAGGGTGTTATAAAAAAAGGTTACCATGTCAATGCTACAGTTAAAGATGATGAATTAGTTTTTGAAATGAAAAATTAA